One genomic segment of Sminthopsis crassicaudata isolate SCR6 chromosome 4, ASM4859323v1, whole genome shotgun sequence includes these proteins:
- the LOC141566921 gene encoding myosin-8, which translates to MSSDSEMAVFGEAAPYLRKSEKERIEAQNKPFDAKTSVFVVESKESYVKSTIQSREGGKVTVKTEGGATLTVRDDQVFPMNPPKYDKIEDMAMMTHLHEPGVLYNLKERYAAWMIYTYSGLFCVTVNPYKWLPVYNPEVVAAYRGKKRQEAPPHIFSISDNAYQFMLTDRENQSILITGESGAGKTVNTKRVIQYFATIAVTGEKKKEDSSGKMQGTLEDQIISANPLLEAFGNAKTVRNDNSSRFGKFIRIHFGTTGKLASADIETYLLEKSRVTFQLKAERSYHIFYQITSNKKPELIEMLLITTNPYDYAFVSQGEITVPSIDDQEELIATDSAIDILGFTSDEKVSIYKLTGAVMHYGNMKFKQKQREEQAEPDGTEVADKAAYLQNLNSADLLKALCYPRVKVGNEYVTKGQTVQQVHNAVGALAKAVYEKMFLWMVTRINQQLDTKQPRQYFIGVLDIAGFEIFDFNSLEQLCINFTNEKLQQFFNHHMFVLEQEEYKKEGIEWEFIDFGMDLAACIELIEKPLGIFSILEEECMFPKATDTSFKNKLYDQHLGKSNNFQKPKPAKGKAEAHFSLVHYAGTVDYNIAGWLDKNKDPLNETVVGLYQKSSMKTLAYLFSAYAAAEAEGGAKKSSKKKGSSFQTVSALFRENLNKLMTNLRSTHPHFVRCIIPNETKTPGAMEHELVLHQLRCNGVLEGIRICRKGFPSRILYGDFKQRYKVLNASAIPEGQFIDSKKASEKLLASIDVDHTQYKFGHTKVFFKAGLLGLLEEMRDDKLAQIITRTQAMCRGFLMRVEYQKMLQRREALFCIQYNVRAFMNVKHWPWMKLFFKIKPLLKSAETEKEMATMKEEFEKTKESLAKSEAKRKELEEKMVSLLKEKNDLQLQVQSEADSLADAEERCEQLIKNKIQLEAKIKELTERAEDEEEVNAELTAKKRKLEDECSELKKDIDDLELTLAKVEKEKHATENKVKNLTEEMAGLDETIAKLTKEKKALQEAHQQTLDDLQAEEDKVNTLTKAKTKLEQQVDDLEGSLEQEKKLRMDLERAKRKLEGDLKLAQESTMDMENDKAQLDEKLKKKEFEISNLQSKIEDEQAVEIQLQKKIKELQARIEELEEEIEAERASRAKAEKQRSDLSRELEEISERLEEAGGATSAQVELNKKREAEFQKMRRDLEEATLQHEATAATLRKKHADSVAELGEQIDNLQRVKQKLEKEKSELKLEIDDLSSNMEMLSKAKANLEKLSRSLEDQVSELKNREEEQQRLVNELTAQRARLQTEAGEYSRQLDEKEILVSQLLRGKQAFTQQVEELKRQLEEESKAKNALAHALQSSRHDCDLLREQYEEEQEAKAEMQRALSKANGEVAQWRTKYETDAIQRTEELEEAKRKLAQRLQDAEEHVEAVNAKCASLEKTKQRLQNEVEDLMLDVERSNAACAALDKKQRNFDKILSEGKQKYEETQAELEASQKESRALSTELFKMKNAFEESLDHLETLKRENKNLQQEISDLTEQVAEGGKQLHELEKVKKQVEQEKCELQASLEEAEASLEHEEGKILRIQLELNQVKSDIDRKLAEKDEELEQFKRNHIRIVESMQSTLDAEIRSRNDALRIKKKMEGDLNEMEIQLNHANRQAAEAIRNYRNTQVLLKDTQIHLDDALRGQEDLKEQLAMVERRANLLQAEIEELRVTLEQTERSRKIAEQELLDASERVQLLHTQNTSLINTKKKLETDISQLQSEMEEVIQESRNAEEKAKKAITDAAMMAEELKKEQDTSAHLERMKKNLEQTVKDLQHRLDEAEQLALKGGRKQIQKLEARVRELEGEVESEQKRNAEAVKGLRKHERRVKELTYQTEEDRKNVLRLQDLVDKLQAKVKSYKRQAEEAEEQSNVNLSKFRKLQHELEEAEERADIAESQVNKLRVKSREVHTKVVSAE; encoded by the exons ATGAGTTCGGATTCAGAAATGGCCGTTTTTGGAGAGGCTGCTCCTTACCTCCGAAAGTCTGAGAAGGAGAGAATTGAAGCCCAAAACAAGCCTTTTGATGCTAAAACTTCTGTCTTTGTGGTGGAATCCAAGGAATCCTATGTGAAGAGTACCATACAGAGCAGAGAAGGGGGGAAAGTGACAGTGAAGACAGAAGGTGGAGCT ACTCTCACAGTGAGGGATGACCAAGTCTTCCCCATGAACCCTCCCAAATATGACAAGATTGAGGATATGGCCATGATGACTCACCTGCATGAACCTGGGGTCCTGTATAACCTGAAAGAGCGTTATGCAGCCTGGATGATCTAT ACCTATTCAGGCCTCTTCTGTGTCACTGTCAATCCCTACAAATGGCTGCCAGTATATAACCCAGAAGTAGTGGCTGCCTACAGAGGCAAGAAGAGGCAGGAAGCCCCTCCCCACATCTTCTCCATCTCTGATAATGCCTATCAGTTCATGTTAACTG accGCGAGAATCAGTCAATCTTGATCAC TGGAGAATCTGGTGCTGGAAAGACTGTAAATACCAAGCGTGTCATCCAATACTTTGCAACAATTGCAGttactggagaaaaaaagaaggaagattcTTCTGGAAAGATGCAG GGGACATTAGAAGATCAAATCATCAGTGCCAATCCCCTGCTAGAGGCCTTTGGAAATGCCAAAACTGTGAGGAATGACAACTCATCTCGTTTT GGAAAATTCATCAGGATCCATTTTGGTACCACAGGGAAACTGGCTTCAGCTGATATTGAAACAT ATCTGCTAGAAAAGTCTCGAGTTACCTTTCAGCTAAAGGCTGAAAGAAGCTATCACATTTTTTATCAGATCACATCCAATAAGAAGCCAGAACTAATTG AGATGCTTCTCATCACTACCAACCCATATGATTATGCCTTTGTCAGTCAAGGGGAGATCACTGTTCCCAGCATTGATGACCAGGAAGAATTGATTGCCACTGAT agTGCTATTGATATCCTGGGTTTTACTTCAGATGAAAAAGTGTCCATTTACAAGCTTACAGGGGCTGTCATGCATTATGGGAACATGAAATTCAAGCAAAAGCAGCGAGAGGAACAAGCTGAGCCTGATGGCACTGAAG TTGCTGATAAGGCTGCCTATCTTCAAAATCTGAATTCTGCTGACCTCCTTAAAGCATTGTGCTACCCTAGAGTGAAGGTGGGCAATGAATATGTCACCAAAGGCCAGACTGTGCAGCAg GTACACAATGCTGTGGGTGCCCTGGCTAAAGCTGTATATGAGAAAATGTTCCTGTGGATGGTCACTCGTATCAACCAACAGCTGGACACCAAGCAGCCCAGACAGTACTTCATTGGAGTCCTGGACATTGCTGGCTTTGAGATCTTTGAT TTCAACAGCCTGGAGCAGCTGTGCATCAACTTCACCAATGAGAAACTGCAACAGTTTTTCAACCACCACATGTTCGTGCTGGAACAAGAGGAATATAAGAAAGAAGGCATTGAGTGGGAATTCATTGACTTTGGGATGGACCTGGCTGCCTGCATTGAGCTCATTGAGAAG CCACTGGGAATTTTCTCCATTCTAGAAGAAGAGTGTATGTTCCCCAAGGCAACAGACACATCTTTCAAGAACAAGCTGTATGATCAGCACCTTGGCAAATCCAACAACTTTCAGAAACCCAAGCCTGCCAAAGGGAAGGCTGAGGCCCACTTCTCCCTTGTGCACTATGCTGGCACTGTGGACTACAACATTGCAGGCTGGCTAGATAAGAATAAGGACCCCCTAAATGAGACAGTGGTTGGACTCTACCAGAAATCCTCCATGAAAACTCTGGCTTATCTCTTCTCTGCATATGCTGCAGCTGAAGCAG AGGGTGGAGCAAAGAAAAGTTCCAAGAAGAAGGGTTCATCTTTCCAGACTGTGTCAGCTCTTTTCAGG GAGAATTTAAACAAGCTGATGACCAACCTGAGGAGCACTCACCCTCATTTTGTACGGTGTATCATTCCCAATGAAACCAAAACTCCTG GTGCCATGGAACATGAACTTGTTCTACACCAGCTGAGGTGTAATGGTGTGCTAGAAGGCATCAGAATCTGCCGGAAGGGATTCCCAAGCAGAATCTTGTATGGTGATTTCAAACAGAG ATACAAGGTTTTAAATGCAAGTGCTATTCCTGAAGGGCAGTTCATTGATAGCAAGAAGGCCTCAGAAAAGCTTCTTGCATCTATTGATGTGGATCATACCCAGTATAAATTTGGTCACACCAAG GTTTTCTTCAAAGCTGGTCTTTTGGGTCTCTTGGAGGAGATGAGAGATGACAAATTAGCACAGATTATCACTCGAACTCAAGCCATGTGCAGAGGATTCCTCATGAGGGTTGAGTACCAGAAAATGTTGCAAAGAag GGAAGCCCTCTTCTGCATCCAGTACAATGTCCGCGCTTTCATGAATGTCAAGCATTggccttggatgaaattattctttaaaatcaaGCCTCTCCTCAAGAGTGCTGAAACTGAAAAAGAGATGGCCACCATGAAAGAGGAatttgagaaaacaaaagaaagtcttGCAAAGTCTGAGGCAAAAAGGAAGGAACTGGAAGAAAAGATGGTATCTctcttgaaagagaaaaatgacttgCAGCTCCAAGTTCAATCA GAAGCTGATAGTTTGGCTGATGCAGAGGAACGATGTGAACAGCTTATCAAGAATAAAATCCAGCTTGAGGCAAAAATCAAAGAATTGACTGAGAGAgctgaagatgaagaagaagtaAATGCTGAACTGACAGCcaaaaagaggaaattggaggATGAATGTTCAGAGCTTAAAAAAGATATTGATGACCTTGAACTAACACTAGCTaaggtggaaaaggaaaaacatgctACAGAAAACAAG GTGAAAAACCTCACAGAAGAGATGGCAGGATTGGATGAAACCATTGCCAAGCTCACCAAAGAGAAGAAAGCTCTCCAAGAGGCCCACCAGCAGACCCTGGATGATTTGCAGGCAGAGGAGGACAAAGTGAATACACTGACCAAAGCCAAAACCAAATTGGAACAGCAAGTGGATGAT CTTGAAGGGTCATTGGAGCAAGAAAAGAAACTTCGCATGGACCTGGAGAGAGCCAAGCGAAAACTTGAGGGTGACCTGAAATTAGCCCAAGAATCCACAATGGATATGGAAAATGACAAAGCACAGCTTgatgaaaaacttaaaaa GAAAGAGTTTGAAATCAGCAATCTACAAAGCAAGATTGAAGATGAACAGGCAGTGGAAATTCAACTACAGAAGAAGATTAAGGAGTTGCAG GCCCGTATTGAAGAAttggaggaagaaattgaggcagaacgtGCGTCCCGGGCAAAAGCTGAAAAGCAGAGATCTGATCTGTCTAGGGAACTTGAGGAAATTAGTGAGCGCCTGGAAGAAGCTGGTGGAGCAACTTCAGCTCAGGTGGAGTTGAACAAGAAACGAGAGGCTGAATTCCAGAAGATGCGCAGGGACCTTGAAGAGGCCACCCTGCAGCATGAAGCCACAGCTGCCACTCTGCGCAAGAAGCATGCCGATAGTGTTGCTGAGCTTGGGGAACAAATTGATAACTTGCAGAGGGTCAAACagaaactagagaaagagaagagtgaATTGAAGTTGGAGATTGATGATCTTTCAAGTAACATGGAGATGCTCTCCAAAGCAAAG GCAAATCTTGAAAAACTGTCCCGAAGTCTGGAAGATCAAGTTAGTGAacttaagaacagagaagaagAGCAACAACGTCTGGTCAATGAGCTAACAGCCCAGAGAGCTCGGCTGCAGACAGAAGCAG GTGAATATTCCCGTCAATTAGATGAGAAAGAAATTTTAGTCTCTCAGCTTTTAAGGGGTAAACAAGCTTTTACCCAACAAGTTGAAGAACTGAAGCGACAGCTAGAAGAGGAATCTAAA GCAAAGAATGCTCTGGCCCATGCCCTGCAGTCATCTCGCCATGACTGTGACTTATTACGGGAACAATATGAAGAGGAACAGGAAGCAAAAGCTGAGATGCAAAGGGCATTATCCAAGGCCAATGGAGAAGTTGCCCAGTGGAGGACCAAATATGAGACCGATGCCATTCAACGCACAGAGGAATTAGAAGAGGCCAA GAGAAAGCTGGCCCAGCGTCTACAAGATGCTGAAGAACATGTAGAAGCTGTGAATGCCAAATGTGCATCCCTTGAAAAGACCAAGCAGAGACTGCAAAATGAAGTGGAAGATCTCATGCTTGATGTAGAGCGATCCAATGCTGCCTGTGCTGCTCTTGataaaaagcaaaggaattttGACAAG ATCTTatcagaagggaaacagaaatatgaggaaactcaggctgAGCTCGAAGCTTCCCAGAAGGAATCCCGGGCTCTGAGCACAGAGTTGTTCAAGATGAAGAATGCCTTCGAGGAATCCTTGGATCACCTGGAAACCCTGAAGCGAGAAAACAAGAACTTACAGC AGGAGATATCGGATCTCACTGAGCAGGTTGCAGAGGGAGGAAAACAACTTCATGAATTGGAGAAAGTAAAGAAGCAAGTAGAACAAGAAAAGTGTGAACTGCAAGCTTCCCTTGAAGAAGCTGAG GCATCGCTTGAACATGAAGAGGGAAAAATCCTGCGTATACAACTTGAGTTGAATCAAGTCAAGTCTGACATTGACAGGAAATTGGCTGAAAAGGATGAGGAACTTGAACAGTTTAAAAGAAATCACATTAGAATTGTGGAGTCTATGCAGAGCACATTGGATGCTGAGATTAGAAGCAGAAATGATGCTCTAAGGATAAAGAAGAAGATGGAGGGAGACCTGAATGAAATGGAGATTCAACTGAATCATGCCAACCGCCAAGCTGCAGAGGCCATAAGGAACTACAGAAATACCCAAGTATTATTAAAG GATACCCAGATTCACCTAGACGATGCTCTCCGAGGCCAGGAGGACCTAAAGGAGCAGTTAGCAATGGTTGAGCGCAGAGCCAACCTATTGCAGGCTGAGATTGAGGAACTGCGGGTAACTCTAGAACAGACTGAGAGAAGCAGGAAGATAGCAGAACAAGAGCTTCTGGATGCCAGTGAACGTGTACAACTCCTACATACCCAG AACACCAGCCTGATCAACACCAAGAAGAAATTGGAGACTGACATTTCTCAGCTCCAGAGTGAAATGGAGGAAGTAATTCAAGAATCTCGAAATGCAGAAGAGAAGGCAAAGAAAGCAATCACTGAT GCAGCAATGATGGCTGAGGAGCTGAAGAAGGAGCAGGACACCAGTGCCCATCTGGAGAGGATGAAGAAAAACCTGGAGCAGACTGTGAAGGACTTACAGCACCGTCTGGATGAGGCTGAACAGCTGGCcttgaaaggaggaaggaagcagATCCAGAAACTGGAGGCCAGA